The following proteins come from a genomic window of Corynebacterium hansenii:
- a CDS encoding HAD-IIA family hydrolase, with protein MSTELLAGRYDAALLDLDGTIYEGGRAVPGALEGLTEAGLPMLFVTNNASRAPETVAEQLRSLGYDCGADDVMTSAQAAIEMAADIIPAGAKVLVLGAPSFRDLAVGAGYEVVDSADDEPAAVFQGHNPGTNWAMMSEAALAIARGATYLASNLDTTLPTERGLMVGNGSMVAAIVSATGVEPRSAGKPLPPMFHRGAARLGSERPVVIGDRLNTDIAGGNAAGYDTLMTVTGISGHHEALAAVPEERPSLIGADMGALVAPAEHAEPRPQAGFTAERDADDPGVIVIGGGDESDPRLSDPAQAAVAALLTAASVAWFDADGAPSTAPVTGVRTTSDAAAGAVAAWR; from the coding sequence ATGAGCACCGAATTGCTTGCCGGGCGCTACGACGCCGCACTCCTCGACCTCGACGGCACCATCTACGAGGGCGGCCGCGCCGTCCCCGGTGCCCTCGAGGGTTTGACGGAAGCGGGGCTGCCGATGCTGTTCGTCACGAACAACGCCTCGCGCGCCCCGGAAACCGTCGCCGAGCAGCTGCGTTCCCTGGGGTACGACTGCGGCGCCGATGACGTGATGACGTCCGCGCAGGCCGCCATCGAGATGGCCGCGGACATCATCCCGGCCGGCGCGAAGGTGCTCGTCCTCGGTGCCCCGTCGTTCCGCGACCTGGCCGTCGGCGCGGGGTACGAGGTCGTCGATTCCGCCGACGACGAACCCGCCGCGGTGTTCCAGGGCCACAATCCGGGCACCAACTGGGCGATGATGTCCGAGGCCGCGCTGGCCATTGCCCGCGGCGCCACCTACCTGGCGTCGAACCTGGACACGACCCTGCCCACCGAGCGCGGCCTGATGGTCGGCAACGGCTCGATGGTCGCCGCGATCGTGTCGGCCACCGGCGTCGAGCCGCGCAGCGCCGGCAAGCCTCTGCCGCCGATGTTCCACCGCGGCGCCGCGCGACTGGGCTCCGAGCGGCCCGTCGTCATCGGCGACCGGCTGAACACCGACATCGCCGGCGGCAACGCCGCGGGCTACGACACCCTGATGACGGTCACCGGCATCTCCGGCCACCACGAGGCCCTGGCGGCCGTGCCGGAGGAGCGCCCGTCGCTCATCGGCGCCGACATGGGCGCGCTCGTGGCGCCCGCCGAGCATGCCGAACCGCGCCCCCAGGCCGGCTTCACCGCCGAGCGCGACGCCGACGATCCCGGCGTGATCGTCATCGGCGGCGGCGACGAATCCGACCCCCGCCTGTCCGATCCGGCGCAGGCGGCCGTCGCCGCGCTGCTGACCGCCGCCTCCGTGGCATGGTTCGACGCCGACGGCGCTCCGTCCACGGCCCCAGTCACCGGGGTGCGCACCACCTCCGACGCGGCCGCCGGGGCCGTCGCGGCCTGGCGGTGA
- a CDS encoding NAD kinase: MTDGQTRADSRGARGEEERQVLLVPHSGRSSNLEMAAEAAELLDAAGIGVRVLAGDDPTKLLRHPVLGRYPRFGHSPQAAAGCELVLVLGGDGTFLRAADIAHSMDLPVLGINMGHVGFLAEWEQESMTEAIQRVIDRSWRVEDRMTITATVRDNDGRVIGTGWALNEVSIENLNRRGVLDVVLEVDQRPVSSYGCDGVLISTPTGSTAYAFSAGGPVLWPELDAILVVPNNAHALFDRPMVVSPHSTVAVESNPQTSAAQAVLDGFRPIPMPPGSRIEITRGDQAVKWVRLDSAPFTDRLVHKFRLPVTGWRGPRR, from the coding sequence ATGACGGATGGACAGACCCGGGCCGACTCGCGGGGCGCGAGGGGCGAAGAAGAACGGCAGGTGCTGCTGGTGCCGCACTCGGGCCGCAGCTCCAATCTGGAGATGGCCGCCGAGGCGGCCGAGCTGCTCGACGCGGCGGGCATCGGCGTGCGCGTGCTCGCCGGCGACGACCCCACCAAGCTGCTCCGCCACCCGGTGCTGGGCAGGTACCCGCGGTTCGGGCATTCGCCGCAGGCCGCGGCGGGCTGCGAGCTGGTGCTCGTGCTCGGCGGCGACGGCACGTTCCTGCGCGCCGCGGACATCGCCCACTCGATGGATCTGCCGGTGCTTGGCATCAACATGGGCCACGTCGGATTCCTGGCGGAGTGGGAGCAGGAGTCGATGACCGAGGCGATCCAGCGGGTCATCGACCGCTCCTGGCGCGTCGAGGACCGGATGACCATCACGGCGACGGTCCGCGACAACGACGGCCGGGTCATCGGCACGGGCTGGGCGCTCAATGAGGTGAGCATCGAGAACCTCAACCGCCGCGGCGTCCTCGACGTCGTGCTGGAGGTCGATCAGCGCCCGGTGAGCTCCTACGGCTGCGATGGCGTGCTCATCTCCACGCCGACGGGTTCGACGGCCTACGCGTTTTCGGCGGGTGGCCCGGTGCTGTGGCCGGAGCTCGACGCGATCCTGGTGGTGCCGAACAACGCCCACGCGCTGTTCGACCGCCCGATGGTCGTGTCGCCGCATTCGACGGTGGCGGTGGAGTCGAATCCGCAGACCAGCGCCGCGCAGGCGGTGCTCGACGGTTTCCGGCCGATCCCCATGCCGCCGGGCAGCCGCATCGAGATCACGCGCGGCGATCAGGCGGTGAAGTGGGTGCGCCTGGACTCCGCGCCGTTCACCGACCGGCTGGTGCACAAGTTCCGCCTGCCGGTGACGGGGTGGAGGGGTCCGAGGCGGTGA
- a CDS encoding copper transporter: MAKNRSGAWSAGITGAALGVAAGAALGAYVLAPGGGIEWGGGQAAEERDAAIVERDDANTRADAANGVVADLAAQVVDGSLADVPVLLVTAPDAEARSVDSMEALLRDAGAPEVTRMGLTAKFQSAEGADELKDVVTSALPAGAELDEERRDPGYQAGQAMSPALLLGNDAGERANVADRRLLLGSLRDAGFIDYEDGTMRPTAAVVIVTGSGEGAPAVGSRILADFAEALSADGTVVVAGEPAAKRAGGVIDVLEKSATAGSVATQAAVGDPAGRVGVIRAIVEKKPAPAGRSADGEAAPAE; the protein is encoded by the coding sequence ATGGCGAAGAATCGGTCGGGCGCGTGGAGCGCCGGCATCACGGGCGCGGCGCTGGGCGTCGCGGCCGGGGCGGCGCTGGGCGCGTACGTCCTGGCTCCCGGCGGCGGCATCGAATGGGGCGGCGGGCAGGCGGCCGAGGAACGCGACGCGGCGATCGTCGAGCGCGACGACGCCAACACCCGCGCGGATGCGGCCAACGGCGTCGTGGCGGACCTCGCGGCCCAGGTCGTCGACGGTTCGCTTGCCGACGTCCCGGTGCTGCTCGTGACCGCCCCGGATGCGGAGGCGCGTTCCGTGGATTCCATGGAGGCGCTGCTGCGCGACGCCGGCGCCCCGGAGGTCACGCGGATGGGGCTGACCGCGAAGTTCCAGTCGGCGGAAGGCGCCGATGAATTGAAGGACGTGGTGACCAGCGCGCTGCCGGCGGGCGCCGAACTCGACGAGGAGCGCCGCGACCCCGGCTACCAGGCGGGCCAGGCGATGTCTCCCGCGTTGCTGCTCGGCAACGACGCGGGCGAGCGCGCGAACGTCGCCGACCGCCGCCTGCTGCTGGGGTCGCTGCGAGACGCCGGCTTCATCGACTACGAGGACGGGACCATGCGCCCGACGGCGGCGGTCGTCATCGTCACCGGTTCCGGCGAGGGCGCGCCCGCCGTGGGCTCCCGCATCCTCGCGGACTTCGCCGAGGCGCTGTCCGCCGACGGCACGGTCGTCGTCGCCGGCGAGCCCGCCGCCAAGCGCGCCGGCGGCGTCATCGACGTGCTGGAGAAGTCGGCGACCGCCGGTTCCGTGGCCACCCAGGCGGCGGTCGGCGACCCGGCGGGCCGCGTCGGCGTCATCCGGGCGATCGTGGAGAAGAAGCCCGCGCCCGCCGGCCGGTCCGCGGATGGGGAAGCGGCCCCGGCCGAATAG
- the recN gene encoding DNA repair protein RecN, which yields MLTELTIRDLGVIPESTVEFSPGLTVLTGETGAGKTMVVTGLRLLSGGRADAGRVRSGAEKALVEGLVSTADLAGPLADGVDAILEECGGERDENGEILLARQVSAKGRSRAWIGGRGTPAASLADVAGAVLAIHGQNDQLRLLGGGEQIAALDRLGGDRVAPLLAAYRDARGAWRAAAKDLEERTSKRREMAMRADQLAFALEEIDAVDPEPGEDAELSETIRRMQDLDGLREAATVAWAAIDGPGAVGAAGASGADDEGAADLLGRAQHALAGSGDSELTELAERLGEITSGLADVSAGLGAYLEALPEETESLDGLLARQAEIRNLTRKYAPDIDGVLQWRDKARRKLGTLDVSGEALEKLAAEVAALEKKVRAAAKKLTKVRTSLAAELGERVTAELKGLAMPMTSLVVEVSESGSFGPSGADDVSFLLSAHKGAEPRPLAGSASGGELSRVMLALEVVLAEGDGGRTLVFDEVDAGVGGRAAVEIGRRLARLAERNQVIVVTHLPQVAAYADTHLHVAKDVAEDGVVSGVGALDHGRRVEELARMMAGLDGTESGRAHATDLLEKAEADKKAARRATR from the coding sequence ATGCTGACCGAGCTCACCATCCGCGATCTCGGCGTCATTCCCGAATCGACCGTGGAGTTCAGCCCGGGCCTGACGGTGCTCACGGGCGAGACCGGCGCGGGCAAGACCATGGTGGTCACGGGCCTGCGCCTGCTGTCGGGCGGCCGGGCGGACGCCGGCCGCGTGCGCAGCGGGGCGGAGAAGGCCCTGGTCGAGGGCCTGGTGTCCACGGCGGACCTCGCCGGCCCGCTTGCCGACGGCGTCGACGCGATCCTTGAGGAATGCGGCGGCGAGAGGGACGAGAACGGAGAAATCCTGCTCGCCCGCCAGGTCTCCGCCAAGGGGCGTTCGCGTGCCTGGATCGGCGGCCGGGGCACCCCGGCGGCGTCGCTGGCCGACGTCGCGGGTGCGGTGCTGGCCATCCACGGTCAGAACGACCAGCTGCGCCTGTTGGGCGGCGGCGAGCAGATCGCCGCGCTCGACCGTCTCGGCGGCGATCGGGTGGCGCCGCTGCTCGCCGCGTACCGCGATGCGCGCGGCGCATGGCGGGCGGCCGCGAAGGACCTGGAGGAGCGGACGTCGAAGCGCCGCGAGATGGCCATGCGCGCCGATCAGCTGGCGTTCGCGCTCGAGGAGATCGACGCCGTCGACCCCGAGCCGGGCGAGGACGCCGAGTTGTCCGAGACCATCCGCCGCATGCAGGACCTGGATGGCCTGCGCGAGGCCGCCACGGTCGCCTGGGCGGCCATCGACGGTCCGGGTGCCGTGGGCGCCGCCGGGGCGTCCGGCGCCGACGACGAGGGTGCCGCGGACCTGCTCGGCCGGGCCCAGCATGCGCTGGCGGGCTCCGGTGATTCGGAGCTGACCGAGCTGGCGGAGCGGCTGGGGGAGATCACCAGCGGGCTCGCCGACGTGTCGGCTGGCCTGGGGGCGTACCTGGAGGCACTGCCGGAGGAGACCGAATCGCTCGACGGGTTGCTGGCCCGGCAGGCGGAGATCCGGAATCTGACCCGCAAGTACGCCCCGGACATCGACGGCGTGCTGCAGTGGCGCGACAAGGCGCGGCGGAAGCTGGGCACCCTCGACGTCTCCGGCGAGGCGCTGGAGAAGCTCGCCGCCGAGGTCGCGGCGCTGGAGAAGAAGGTCCGCGCGGCGGCGAAGAAGCTGACCAAGGTCCGCACTTCGCTGGCCGCCGAACTCGGCGAACGGGTCACGGCGGAACTCAAGGGCCTGGCCATGCCCATGACCTCGTTGGTCGTCGAAGTGTCCGAGTCCGGTTCCTTCGGCCCGTCGGGCGCCGACGACGTGTCCTTCCTGCTGTCGGCGCACAAGGGGGCGGAGCCCCGCCCGCTGGCCGGCAGCGCGTCGGGCGGCGAACTCTCCCGCGTCATGCTGGCGCTGGAGGTCGTGCTCGCCGAGGGCGACGGCGGCCGCACCCTGGTGTTCGACGAAGTCGACGCCGGCGTGGGTGGCCGGGCGGCGGTGGAGATCGGGCGGCGCCTGGCCAGGTTGGCCGAACGCAACCAGGTCATCGTCGTCACGCACCTGCCGCAGGTCGCCGCCTACGCCGACACCCACCTGCACGTGGCCAAGGACGTCGCCGAGGACGGCGTCGTCTCCGGGGTCGGGGCGCTCGACCACGGGCGCCGCGTCGAGGAACTGGCGCGGATGATGGCGGGCCTCGACGGCACCGAGTCGGGCCGCGCGCACGCCACCGACCTGCTGGAAAAGGCGGAGGCCGACAAGAAGGCGGCGCGGCGGGCCACACGGTAG
- a CDS encoding CTP synthase — protein sequence MAEGRGGGHVTKYIIVTGGVASSLGKGLTAASLGRLLTSRGLRVTMQKLDPYLNVDPGTMNPFQHGEVFVTEDGAETDLDLGHYERFLDRALDGGANVTTGKVYSSVIAKERRGEFLGETVQVIPHITDEIKSRITGMDRPGADGRRPDVVITEIGGTVGDIESQPFLEAARQVRHDVGRENIHYLHVSLVPYLGPSGELKTKPTQHSVAQLRSIGLVPDSVVLRCDRDVPDGLKRKIALMCDVDLEGVVSCPDAPSIYDIPRVLHDEHLDTFIVRRLGLPFRDLDWEMWGGLLERVHRPEREVTVALVGKYVDLPDAYLSIAEAIRAGGFAHGARATVRWVASDACETPEGAAEQLAGADAVVVPGGFGVRGIEGKIGAIAHCRENRIPLLGLCLGMQCAVLEAARRGGVPDASSTEFDEATPSPVIATMEEQKAAVSGEADLGGSMRLGAYPAALAEGSVVAETYGATEVSERHRHRYEVNNAYREAIESAGLVISGTSPDGELVEFVEYPRDVHPYFVATQAHPEYKSRPTDPHPLFAGLIGAALADPAGRG from the coding sequence ATGGCGGAAGGTCGGGGTGGCGGGCACGTCACGAAGTACATCATCGTCACGGGAGGCGTGGCGTCGTCGCTGGGCAAGGGCCTGACGGCCGCGAGCCTCGGACGGCTGCTGACGTCTCGCGGGCTGCGGGTGACCATGCAGAAACTGGACCCGTACCTCAACGTCGACCCGGGCACCATGAACCCGTTCCAGCACGGCGAGGTGTTCGTCACCGAGGACGGCGCCGAAACCGACCTGGACCTGGGGCACTACGAGCGCTTCCTGGACCGCGCCCTCGACGGCGGGGCGAACGTGACCACCGGCAAGGTGTACTCGTCGGTGATCGCGAAGGAACGCCGCGGCGAGTTCCTCGGCGAGACCGTGCAGGTCATCCCGCACATCACCGACGAGATCAAGTCGCGGATCACCGGCATGGACCGGCCCGGCGCCGACGGGCGGCGCCCCGACGTGGTGATCACCGAAATCGGCGGCACCGTCGGCGACATCGAATCGCAGCCCTTCCTCGAGGCCGCCCGCCAGGTGCGCCACGACGTCGGCCGCGAGAACATCCACTACCTGCACGTGTCGCTGGTGCCCTACCTCGGCCCGTCCGGCGAGCTGAAGACCAAGCCGACGCAGCATTCCGTGGCGCAGCTGCGCTCCATCGGCCTGGTGCCCGATTCGGTGGTGCTGCGCTGCGACCGCGACGTGCCCGACGGGCTCAAGCGCAAGATCGCGCTGATGTGCGACGTCGACCTGGAGGGCGTGGTGTCGTGCCCCGACGCGCCCAGCATCTACGACATCCCGCGGGTGCTCCACGACGAGCACCTGGACACGTTCATCGTGCGGCGCCTCGGGCTGCCGTTCCGCGACCTCGACTGGGAGATGTGGGGCGGTCTGCTGGAGCGCGTGCACCGGCCGGAGCGGGAGGTGACCGTCGCGCTGGTGGGCAAGTACGTCGACCTGCCCGACGCCTACCTGTCCATCGCCGAAGCCATCCGCGCCGGCGGGTTCGCCCACGGGGCGCGCGCCACCGTGCGGTGGGTGGCCTCCGACGCGTGCGAGACGCCGGAGGGCGCGGCCGAGCAGCTCGCCGGCGCCGATGCCGTCGTCGTGCCCGGGGGCTTCGGCGTGCGCGGCATCGAGGGCAAGATCGGGGCGATCGCCCATTGCCGCGAAAACCGCATCCCGCTGCTGGGCCTGTGCCTGGGCATGCAGTGCGCGGTGCTGGAGGCGGCGCGGCGCGGCGGCGTGCCCGATGCGTCGTCGACCGAGTTCGACGAGGCGACGCCGTCGCCGGTGATCGCGACGATGGAGGAGCAGAAGGCCGCCGTGTCCGGCGAGGCCGACCTGGGCGGGTCGATGCGCCTGGGCGCGTATCCGGCGGCGCTGGCCGAAGGGTCCGTGGTCGCGGAGACGTACGGCGCGACGGAAGTCTCCGAGCGCCACCGCCACCGCTACGAAGTCAACAACGCCTACCGCGAGGCGATCGAATCCGCCGGCCTGGTCATCTCCGGCACGTCGCCGGATGGCGAGCTGGTGGAATTCGTGGAGTACCCGCGGGACGTCCACCCGTATTTCGTGGCCACGCAGGCGCATCCCGAGTACAAGTCGCGGCCGACCGACCCGCACCCGTTGTTCGCCGGCCTCATCGGCGCGGCGCTGGCGGATCCCGCGGGCCGGGGGTAG
- a CDS encoding site-specific tyrosine recombinase XerD has protein sequence MATDRNVGVRTPADAARKVAEAFFDHLAVERGASANTLGAYRRDLAKYLDFLGGLGRDDLRAVTESDVGAFVAHLSRGDADAGQPPMAASSVSRALSAVRGLHKFALGEGDVDVDVAAAVPPPKRGSSLPKALRVEEVTELIDAIPVGEAADIADVRDRALVELLYSTGARVSEVTGLDIDDLDREERLVLLRGKGGKERIVPVGGPAIEAVDAWLVRGRPGWARSNSGPALLVNSLGRRMSRQSAANILASVAERAGLAGRVSPHTLRHSFATHLLEGGADVRSVQELLGHASVTTTQIYTMVTADNLRRVWAGAHPRAR, from the coding sequence TTGGCAACTGATCGGAATGTCGGCGTCCGCACGCCGGCGGATGCCGCGCGGAAGGTGGCCGAGGCGTTTTTCGACCACCTGGCCGTGGAGCGCGGGGCGTCGGCGAACACGCTCGGCGCGTACCGCCGTGATCTGGCGAAGTACCTTGATTTTCTCGGTGGGCTGGGCCGGGATGACCTGCGCGCGGTCACCGAGTCCGACGTCGGGGCGTTCGTGGCGCACCTGTCGCGCGGCGACGCCGACGCCGGGCAGCCGCCCATGGCGGCGTCGTCGGTGTCGCGTGCCCTGTCGGCCGTGCGCGGGCTGCACAAGTTCGCGCTGGGCGAGGGCGACGTCGACGTCGACGTGGCCGCCGCCGTGCCGCCGCCCAAACGGGGCAGCTCGCTGCCGAAGGCGCTTCGGGTCGAGGAGGTCACGGAGCTCATCGACGCGATCCCCGTCGGAGAGGCCGCCGACATCGCCGACGTCCGCGATCGGGCGCTGGTGGAGCTGCTGTACTCGACCGGTGCGCGCGTGTCGGAGGTGACCGGCCTGGACATCGACGACCTCGACCGGGAGGAACGCCTGGTGCTGCTGCGCGGCAAGGGCGGCAAGGAGCGCATCGTGCCCGTCGGCGGGCCGGCGATCGAAGCCGTCGACGCGTGGCTGGTGCGCGGGCGGCCCGGGTGGGCGCGGTCGAATTCGGGGCCGGCGCTGCTGGTCAATTCGCTGGGGCGGAGGATGTCGCGGCAGTCGGCGGCGAACATCCTGGCGTCGGTCGCCGAGCGCGCGGGTCTGGCCGGGCGGGTGTCGCCGCACACGCTGCGGCACAGCTTCGCCACCCACCTCCTGGAGGGAGGGGCCGACGTGCGGTCGGTGCAGGAGCTGCTGGGGCATGCGTCGGTGACGACCACGCAGATCTACACCATGGTCACCGCGGATAATCTGCGCCGGGTTTGGGCGGGTGCTCACCCGCGGGCGCGGTGA
- the steA gene encoding putative cytokinetic ring protein SteA, producing the protein MSLFPKKTAAEPGVQGTVRDCLRSDRALNKLAEGDIVVIDAPDITRVLAQRIIDAKAKAVLNTGAFTTGAVPNFGPQMLLDADVILVENVELAESAKLRDGKVHRLYEGKLYLGDRRVAAGDEVALEKLSADFDEARTSMVDRLEAFSGNFVEFAATEAPLYVDGLGIPDVETPLEGRKVLIVRAGEGHERTLKGLKGFIGEFDPVLIGVDAGADALVGQGYEPDLIIGDPEGIGAETLRCGARVILPADPDGHAQGLEHIQDLGIGAMTFPALSDSATDLALVLADHHGASMIVTAGSSLDQGDVYGAADQQALPSALLSRLKAGDKLVNGDVVADLYRVEGGGLRFMWALLAIIVALAVIFAIAGTAGDGSVGENLVDTWNSIALWFQGLFK; encoded by the coding sequence ATGAGTCTGTTCCCGAAGAAGACCGCCGCCGAGCCCGGCGTCCAGGGCACCGTCCGCGATTGCCTGCGCTCCGACCGAGCGCTGAACAAGCTCGCCGAAGGCGACATCGTCGTCATCGACGCACCCGACATCACCCGCGTCCTCGCCCAGCGGATCATCGACGCCAAGGCGAAGGCGGTCCTCAACACCGGCGCATTCACCACCGGCGCCGTGCCCAACTTCGGCCCGCAGATGCTCCTCGACGCCGACGTGATTCTCGTGGAGAACGTCGAGCTCGCGGAATCGGCGAAGCTCCGGGACGGCAAGGTCCACCGCCTGTACGAGGGCAAGCTCTACCTCGGCGACCGCCGCGTGGCGGCCGGCGACGAGGTCGCGCTGGAGAAGCTCTCGGCCGACTTCGACGAGGCCCGCACGAGCATGGTCGACCGGCTCGAGGCGTTTTCCGGCAACTTCGTCGAGTTCGCCGCGACGGAGGCCCCGCTGTACGTCGATGGCCTGGGCATCCCGGACGTCGAGACGCCGCTGGAAGGCCGGAAAGTGCTCATCGTCAGAGCGGGCGAGGGCCACGAGCGGACGCTGAAGGGGCTCAAGGGCTTCATCGGCGAATTCGACCCGGTGCTCATCGGCGTCGACGCGGGAGCGGACGCCCTGGTCGGGCAGGGATACGAGCCGGATCTGATCATCGGCGATCCCGAGGGCATCGGCGCGGAGACTCTGCGCTGCGGCGCCCGCGTGATCCTGCCGGCCGATCCCGACGGGCACGCCCAGGGGCTGGAGCACATCCAGGATCTGGGCATCGGCGCGATGACCTTCCCCGCGCTGTCGGATTCGGCGACGGATCTGGCGCTCGTGCTGGCGGACCACCACGGTGCGTCGATGATCGTCACCGCCGGTTCCTCGCTGGACCAGGGCGACGTCTACGGCGCCGCGGATCAGCAGGCGCTGCCGTCGGCGCTGCTCAGCCGGCTGAAGGCGGGGGACAAACTGGTCAACGGCGACGTCGTCGCGGATCTGTACCGCGTCGAGGGCGGCGGCCTGCGCTTCATGTGGGCACTGCTGGCGATCATCGTGGCACTCGCCGTGATCTTCGCCATCGCGGGCACGGCGGGCGACGGTTCGGTGGGCGAGAACCTCGTGGACACGTGGAATTCGATTGCCCTGTGGTTCCAGGGCCTGTTCAAGTAG
- a CDS encoding TlyA family RNA methyltransferase produces the protein MAKGQTPKRRLDAELVRRKIARSREHAVEMIKDGRVTVNGMAATKPATAVTGDVSIRVAEDADDANWASRGAHKLLGALAAFEPGGLSLEGRRVIDAGASTGGFTDVCLRRGAAEVIAVDVGYGQLIWRLRDDARVTVLDRTNVRTLTPDMVGGPADVMVGDLSFISLRLTLPALVDSLADGADLLPMVKPQFEVGKDRLGSGGVVRSPQLRAEVVGDVARFGRTLGLSVRGVVASPLPGPSGNVEYFLWLVKDGGATDVDDGKLDEMIDRAVQEGPQ, from the coding sequence GTGGCTAAGGGCCAGACGCCGAAGCGGCGGCTGGACGCGGAGCTGGTGCGCCGCAAGATCGCCCGGTCGCGCGAGCACGCCGTCGAGATGATCAAGGACGGCCGCGTGACGGTCAACGGCATGGCGGCGACCAAGCCGGCCACCGCCGTCACCGGCGACGTGTCCATCCGCGTGGCCGAAGACGCCGACGACGCCAATTGGGCCTCGCGCGGCGCGCACAAGCTCCTCGGCGCGCTCGCGGCCTTCGAACCGGGGGGACTGAGCCTCGAGGGGCGCCGCGTCATCGACGCCGGCGCGTCGACCGGCGGCTTCACCGACGTCTGCCTGCGCCGCGGCGCTGCCGAGGTCATCGCCGTCGACGTCGGTTACGGGCAGCTGATCTGGAGGCTTCGCGACGACGCCCGCGTCACGGTCCTCGACCGCACCAACGTGCGCACCCTGACCCCCGACATGGTCGGCGGCCCGGCGGACGTGATGGTCGGCGACCTGTCGTTCATCTCGCTGCGGCTGACGCTGCCGGCGCTGGTGGACAGCCTGGCCGACGGGGCGGATCTGCTGCCGATGGTCAAGCCGCAGTTCGAGGTGGGCAAGGACCGGCTCGGCTCCGGCGGCGTGGTCCGCAGCCCTCAATTGCGCGCCGAAGTCGTCGGCGACGTCGCCCGCTTCGGCCGGACGCTGGGCCTGTCGGTGCGCGGCGTCGTCGCCAGCCCGCTGCCGGGGCCGTCCGGCAACGTGGAGTATTTCCTGTGGCTGGTCAAGGACGGTGGCGCGACCGACGTCGATGATGGGAAGCTGGACGAGATGATCGACCGCGCCGTGCAGGAGGGGCCGCAATGA
- a CDS encoding ParA family protein, with amino-acid sequence MAESGLFDAEGMQVGLTGRPLRELPEPKPLESHGPATILAMCNQKGGVGKTTSTINMGAALAEFGRKVLLVDLDPQGALSAGLGIPHEDLDLTVYNLIIDSDTDVRDAIHHTTVPGLDLVPANIDLSAAEIQLVNEVGREQALARALRPVRRDYDFIIVDCQPSLGLLTVNALTIAQGVIIPMECEYFSLRGLALLTDTVGKVRDRLNFDLEVLGILVTMFDRRTLHAREVMERLVEVFGDKVFDTVITRTVRFPETSVAGEPITAWAPTSQGADQYRDLAREVIERTGG; translated from the coding sequence GTGGCTGAGTCGGGCTTGTTCGACGCGGAGGGCATGCAGGTGGGGCTCACCGGCCGTCCGTTGCGCGAACTGCCGGAGCCGAAGCCGCTGGAGTCCCATGGCCCGGCGACGATCCTGGCCATGTGCAACCAGAAGGGCGGCGTGGGCAAGACGACGTCGACCATCAACATGGGTGCGGCGCTGGCCGAGTTCGGCCGCAAGGTGCTGCTCGTCGACCTCGACCCGCAGGGCGCGCTGTCCGCCGGACTGGGCATCCCGCACGAGGACCTGGATCTGACGGTCTACAACCTGATCATCGATTCGGACACCGACGTCCGCGACGCCATCCACCACACGACGGTGCCGGGGTTGGACCTGGTGCCCGCGAACATCGACCTGTCGGCGGCGGAGATCCAGCTGGTCAACGAGGTCGGCCGCGAGCAAGCCCTGGCTCGCGCGCTGCGGCCCGTGCGCCGCGACTACGACTTCATCATCGTCGACTGCCAGCCATCGCTGGGGCTGCTGACGGTCAACGCGCTGACCATCGCGCAGGGCGTGATCATCCCGATGGAGTGCGAGTACTTCTCGCTGCGCGGCCTGGCGCTGCTGACGGACACCGTGGGCAAGGTCCGCGATCGCCTGAACTTCGACCTCGAGGTCCTGGGCATCCTGGTGACCATGTTCGACCGCCGCACCCTCCACGCGCGCGAAGTGATGGAGCGGCTCGTCGAGGTATTCGGCGACAAGGTCTTCGACACCGTGATCACCCGCACCGTCCGCTTCCCGGAGACCTCCGTCGCCGGCGAGCCGATCACCGCCTGGGCCCCGACGTCGCAGG